A window from Onychostoma macrolepis isolate SWU-2019 chromosome 07, ASM1243209v1, whole genome shotgun sequence encodes these proteins:
- the LOC131543707 gene encoding arylamine N-acetyltransferase, pineal gland isozyme NAT-3-like, with product MAGMRLISCARDIMDLKEYLNRIGFTGQYDKPDLDNLFTIHKLHVMKIPFENLSIHSGEKNTLDLHIIYDKIVKSNRGGWCCENNLLFSWVLKEMGYKFTMLSSKVFTMDSHLINLVEIDGKQYIADVSFGVSCQIWHPLELISGKYQPQPPGVFRLINNGMQWVLERTRRKLLFQDNAFANSSLADKRLIKTVYSFTLTPRDADHFREMSDLLQTSPDSLFMLKSICSLQTPTGFRALIGWTYSEVTFKEDSDLVDMKEVPDCEIEALLREKFNLVLVNKFTPQNNKADYCI from the exons atggctGGTATGCGGCTGATTTCATGCGCGAG GGATATAATGGACCTGAAAGAGTACTTGAACAGGATTGGGTTTACTGGCCAATATGACAAACCCGACCTGGACAATTTGTTCACCATCCACAAGCTGCATGTTATGAAAATTCCATTTGAGAACCTCAGCATCCATTCTGGCGAGAAGAACACTCTGGACCTGCACATCATCTATGATAAAATAGTCAAGAGCAACCGGGGAGGCTGGTGTTGTGAAAACAACCTCTTGTTCTCATGGGTCCTGAAGGAAATGGGATACAAATTCACCATGCTAAGCTCCAAAGTGTTCACCATGGACTCTCATCTTATCAATCTGGTGGAGATTGATGGGAAGCAGTACATTGCAGATGTGAGCTTTGGAGTGTCGTGCCAAATCTGGCATCCCTTAGAGTTGATCTCAGGTAAATACCAGCCGCAGCCTCCAGGTGTATTCCGCCTCATAAATAATGGCATGCAGTGGGTTTTGGAGAGGACCAGAAGGAAGCTATTGTTCCAAGATAACGCCTTTGCTAATTCCAGCCTCGCTGATAAACGGCTCATCAAAACAGTATATTCCTTCACATTAACACCCCGTGATGCAGATCATTTCCGAGAGATGTCTGATTTACTGCAGACTAGTCCAGACTCTCTGTTCATGCTCAAATCCATTTGCTCCCTTCAGACGCCCACAGGCTTCAGAGCTCTGATTGGTTGGACGTACAGCGAGGTCACATTCAAAGAAGACTCAGACTTGGTGGACATGAAGGAAGTCCCAGACTGTGAGATAGAGGCTTTACTGAGGGAAAAGTTTAACCTGGTGctagtaaataaattcacaccCCAAAACAACAAAGCTGATTATTGCATCTAG
- the LOC131544392 gene encoding arylamine N-acetyltransferase, pineal gland isozyme NAT-10-like, which yields MDLKEYLNRIGFTGQYDKPDLDNLFTIHKLHVMKIPFENLSIHSGEKNTMDLHIIYDKIVKSNRGGWCCENNLLFSWVLKEMGYKFTMLGSKVFNSLEQEFFTMDSHLINLVEIDGKQYIADVSFGVSCQIWHPLELISGKYQPQPPGVFRLINNGMQWVLERTRRKQLVQDNAFANSSLVDKRLIKTLYSFTLTPRDADHFREMSDLLQTSPDSLFMLKSICSLQTPTGFRALIGWTYSEVTFKEDSDLVDMKEVPDCEIEALLREKFNLVLVNKFTPQNNKADYCI from the coding sequence ATGGACCTGAAAGAGTACTTGAACAGGATTGGGTTTACTGGCCAATATGACAAACCCGACCTGGACAATTTGTTCACCATCCACAAGCTGCATGTTATGAAAATTCCATTTGAGAACCTCAGCATCCATTCTGGCGAGAAGAACACTATGGACCTGCACATCATCTATGATAAAATAGTCAAGAGCAACCGGGGAGGCTGGTGTTGTGAAAACAACCTCTTGTTCTCATGGGTCCTGAAGGAAATGGGATACAAATTCACCATGCTAGGCTCCAAAGTGTTCAACTCACTGGAACAGGAGTTCTTCACCATGGACTCTCATCTTATCAATCTGGTGGAGATTGATGGGAAGCAGTACATTGCAGATGTGAGCTTTGGAGTGTCGTGCCAAATCTGGCATCCCTTAGAGTTGATCTCAGGTAAATACCAGCCGCAGCCTCCAGGTGTATTCCGCCTCATAAATAATGGCATGCAGTGGGTTTTGGAGAGGACCAGAAGGAAGCAATTGGTCCAAGATAACGCCTTTGCTAATTCCAGCCTCGTTGATAAACGGCTCATCAAAACATTATACTCCTTCACATTAACACCCCGTGATGCAGATCATTTCCGAGAGATGTCTGATTTACTGCAGACTAGTCCAGACTCTCTGTTCATGCTCAAATCCATTTGCTCCCTTCAGACGCCCACAGGCTTCAGAGCTCTGATTGGTTGGACGTACAGCGAGGTCACATTCAAAGAAGACTCAGACTTGGTGGACATGAAGGAAGTCCCAGACTGTGAGATAGAGGCTTTACTGAGGGAAAAGTTTAACCTGGTGctagtaaataaattcacaccCCAAAACAACAAAGCTGATTATTGCATCTAG